In Candidatus Methanoperedens sp., a single genomic region encodes these proteins:
- the priS gene encoding DNA primase catalytic subunit PriS produces the protein MNFRTKQYLRKRFGDYYRASKLTLPPELARREWGFIFFDELPEVVMRRHKAFNSESEALEYLGSMVPAHVYHSAAYYRFPGAATMKEKQWQGADLIFDLDADHLPQKPKSYAEMLSNVKAETIKLLDFLLEDFGFSEDNMSIAFSGGRGYHIHIRDPKVMMLESAERREIVDYVSGTGLSIDFLFKPAKHKVYDTGKFRKKELQSSRRIASFEEVTGGFGWGKRISQYLIHFLKDISKKDDEDAINDIIELIKSYRLKNAYSEKLPVDIVERIIQMKNENRKIGLLKIADDVGVATEKIRDVLIANDMWDFKAEASIKLKNLQKIARNPKSLEMIENKGFIDDSIIFDAIVQKAIEENSINLGSAHTDEPVTADVKRLIRMASSLHGGSGMRVVPLSLALLPEFEPLNEAVVFGENEIKIEVISPLKPQNSVVEMKGKSFTVTEGINTLPEYAAVYLMCRGAAEYA, from the coding sequence GTGAACTTCAGGACAAAACAGTATCTTCGGAAAAGATTCGGGGATTATTATAGAGCCAGCAAGCTTACCCTGCCGCCGGAGCTGGCAAGGCGCGAATGGGGCTTTATATTTTTTGACGAGCTGCCCGAGGTGGTGATGCGACGACACAAGGCTTTTAACTCAGAAAGCGAAGCGCTTGAGTACCTTGGAAGTATGGTGCCAGCGCATGTGTATCATTCCGCAGCATATTACCGGTTTCCGGGCGCAGCTACCATGAAGGAGAAGCAGTGGCAGGGCGCTGACCTGATTTTTGACCTTGATGCCGACCATCTGCCGCAGAAGCCAAAGTCTTATGCAGAGATGCTGTCCAATGTGAAAGCTGAAACCATCAAGCTTCTTGATTTTCTTCTTGAAGACTTTGGATTTTCGGAGGATAACATGAGCATTGCTTTTTCGGGAGGGCGTGGGTATCATATCCATATCCGAGACCCGAAGGTAATGATGCTTGAAAGCGCAGAGCGGCGGGAGATTGTGGATTATGTTAGCGGGACTGGATTATCGATTGATTTTTTGTTCAAACCAGCAAAACATAAAGTTTATGATACAGGAAAATTCAGGAAAAAAGAATTGCAATCATCAAGAAGGATAGCCTCTTTTGAAGAAGTGACGGGAGGATTTGGGTGGGGGAAACGCATCAGTCAATACTTAATTCATTTTTTGAAGGATATTTCTAAGAAAGATGACGAGGATGCTATAAATGACATAATAGAGCTAATCAAGAGCTATAGATTGAAAAATGCATACTCTGAAAAACTTCCAGTGGATATTGTAGAACGAATAATCCAGATGAAAAACGAAAATCGCAAAATTGGTTTGCTAAAAATTGCAGATGATGTCGGAGTCGCGACAGAGAAAATACGTGATGTTTTGATAGCAAATGATATGTGGGATTTTAAGGCAGAAGCTTCCATAAAACTAAAAAACCTACAAAAAATTGCACGAAATCCAAAAAGCTTAGAGATGATAGAAAATAAAGGTTTCATCGATGATTCAATTATTTTTGATGCAATTGTGCAAAAGGCAATAGAAGAGAATAGCATTAATCTTGGCAGCGCCCATACCGACGAACCCGTCACCGCAGATGTAAAGCGCCTCATCCGCATGGCTTCATCCCTGCACGGCGGCTCAGGAATGCGGGTTGTGCCGCTCAGTCTGGCTCTTCTCCCAGAGTTTGAGCCGCTCAATGAGGCTGTGGTATTCGGGGAAAACGAGATAAAAATAGAAGTTATTTCCCCGTTGAAACCTCAAAATTCAGTGGTCGAGATGAAAGGAAAAAGCTTTACAGTGACAGAAGGTATCAATACCCTGCCTGAGTATGCGGCAGTATACCTGATGTGCCGGGGGGCAGCCGAATATGCCTGA